A stretch of Babylonia areolata isolate BAREFJ2019XMU chromosome 23, ASM4173473v1, whole genome shotgun sequence DNA encodes these proteins:
- the LOC143297763 gene encoding E3 ubiquitin-protein ligase XIAP-like, giving the protein MDRDKQPSALTVRPEYVVAEEEGDEEDEDPVSMPTDWGGGEEQDRDLRRPSVFDTPQPVLHERLMSGLIHAPPCIFFGYRCYIGPTELHQYDAERKTVIMVLTVPLFIMVESLCSVLSHAALVVIWLWDYHTSPPGTHGNLTPKEDVKTSRSSARTTLLKDKSAVMHDAYEDDTRDHKGRDVFRQWRKKASADGDPEKAGKGFPERLKRLWSSVVRFDHFRPAPVSGFVFPAHRQQPGKAQPGSKGGERSRSRSSPDPQPEPNTAAPSASSEGQRPAGGLPDDTPWATFRQELYRLGTFQNVADLPVSPLRLAQAGFLRLASNTIVCYFCGLTRTHWSSHESPVQIHRQLSPDCPLVTGQDCDNVAVSLPPPPPPEDLQLTQDLQTLTLQTEAGGLPRTGIPRTGDISEDSSPLLGATGGHSPLPPPSSSSSSSTTTVTHGPDSQPQQPPPPRMGLMGGDPSTADPGRFPRILDGTAQPDPPAPAPAPAPYPPGTEDGRQMVTYEQLGILTGTPKARDMATLHARLASFQGWSVARGPAATELAEAGFHYAGYSDCALCFFCGGGLNNWDVTDDPWIAHAQWFPRCAYLRQCQGQDFVDIVRELYSARANARQSVSMEQVRQEINRRQAAGDPIPDTRTVDPAVGSAVHMGFSQQAVDTAVQRLTSEGQQLSVVRLMEYLQTDGAEPAEPTEPTEPAEASLSAASVQDEVDNLQTENSELRQRGQCKICLDREVSVIFLPCGHLVTCTACAPALRACPLCRSGIKGTVRAFPL; this is encoded by the exons ATGGACAGGGATAAACAGCCTTCTGCACTGACCGTCCGTCCCGAATACGTAGTGGCGGAGGAGGAAGGAGACGAGGAAGATGAAGATCCAGTCTCCATGCCCACAGACTGGGGTGGTGGcgaagaacaagacagagacctCAGGAGGCCTTCTGTATTCGACACGCCACAACCTGTACTCCACGAGAGGCTGATGTCCGGGCTGATACACGCTCCACCGTGTATCTTTTTTGGATATAGGTGTTACATTGGTCCAACGGAGCTGCACCAGTACGACGCAGAACGAAAGACAGTGATCATGGTGCTGACGGTTCCTCTGTTCATCATGGTGGAGAGCCTGTGTAGCGTGCTGTCCCATGCGGCGTTGGTAGTCATCTGGCTATGGGATTACCACACGAGTCCGCCCGGCACGCACGGAAACCTGACCCCGAAGGAGGACGTCAAGACCTCGCGGTCCTCTGCCCGGACCACACTGCTGAAGGACAAGAGCGCCGTCATGCACGATGCCTATGAAGACGACACACGGGACCACAAGGGGCGTGACGTCTTTCGCCAGTGGCGGAAAAAAGCGAGCGCCGACGGTGACCCGGAAAAGGCTGGAAAGGGTTTTCCCGAACGTCTGAAGAGGCTGTGGAGCTCTGTGGTCCGGTTTGACCATTTCCGGCCCGCCCCTGTGTCCGGCTTCGTGTTCCCCGCCCACCGTCAGCAGCCAGGAAAGGCACAGCCAGGCTCTAAGGGAGgagaaaggtcaaggtcaaggtcaagccCTGACCCCCAGCCTGAGCCGAACACAGCGGCGCCGTCAGCATCCTCGGAGGGGCAGCGGCCGGCAGGCGGCCTGCCCGACGACACGCCCTGGGCCACCTTCCGCCAGGAGCTGTACCGTCTGGGCACCTTCCAGAATGTGGCCGACCTCCCCGTCTCCCCGCTCAGACTGGCGCAGGCTGGCTTCCTGCGTCTGGCCAGCAACACCATCGTCTGCTACTTCTGCGGGCTGACCCGGACCCACTGGAGCAGCCACGAGTCGCCCGTGCAGATCCACCGCCAGCTGAGTCCCGACTGCCCCCTGGTGACGGGTCAGGACTGCGACAACGTGGCCGTCtcgctgcctcctcctcctccgccagaGGACCTACAGCTGACTCAGGACCTGCAGACGCTGACTCTCCAGACAGAAGCAGGCGGGCTGCCCAGAACTGGCATCCCGAGGACCGGAGACATCTCAGAGGACAGCTCTCCGCTTCTGGGAGCCACGGGAGGacactcaccactaccaccaccttcttcttcttcttcatcttcaacaacaaccgTCACCCACGGACCCGACtcccaaccacaacaaccaccaccaccacggatgGGGCTGATGGGAGGAGACCCCTCTACCGCCGACCCTGGCCGTTTCCCCCGCATCCTGGACGGCACGGCACAACCggaccccccagcccccgcccccgcccccgccccctatcccccAGGGACAGAGGACGGTCGGCAGATGGTGACCTACGAACAGCTGGGCATCCTGACGGGCACGCCCAAGGCGCGCGACATGGCCACGTTGCATGCCCGTCTGGCCAGCTTCCAGGGCTGGTCTGTTGCCCGGGGACCCGCGGCCACAGAACTGGCTGAGGCCGGCTTCCattatgctg GTTACTCAGACTGCGCGCTCTGTTTCTTCTGCGGAGGCGGCCTCAACAACTGGGATGTGACCGATGACCCCTGGATCGCGCATGCGCAGTGGTTCCCTAGGTGTGCTTACCTCAGGCAATGTCAAGGTCAAGACTTCGTCGACATAGTGAGGGAACTGTACAGTGCCAGGGCCAATGCCAGACAGTCG gtgAGCATGGAGCAGGTGAGGCAGGAGATCAACAGGAGACAGGCTGCTGGTGACCCCATTCCAG ACACACGGACAGTGGACCCGGCGGTGGGCAGTGCTGTCCACATGGGATTCAGCCAGCAGGCCGTGGACACAGCTGTCCAGAGGCTGACCAGTGAAG gccaacAGCTGTCCGTGGTCAGACTGATGGAGTACCTGCAGACGGACGGGGCAGAACCAGCAGAGCCAACAGAACCAACAGAACCAGCAGAGGCCAGCCTTTCTGCCGCCAGCGTTCAAG